One Campylobacter sp. RM16192 genomic region harbors:
- a CDS encoding IS1595 family transposase produces the protein MATSNAELEIVKQLFSTLSADDKKSFLKSIKSKEKSGSNFAFTKDIKECPHCKSAHFTKNGKNGNSQRFICKDCCKTFTTSNNTILFATKKDMTTWKLFIHCLVEKYSIRKTAKICNINTHTAFNWRHKILDALQEMQENVKLDGIIEADETFMPISYKGHHKDFNFPRSAKHRGTANTKRGLSKELVCIPCVVNLDGKSIAKISNLGKPNIVSLSRVIQGRIERESIFVTDSLRSYLKLSNEMSLNHIRIPRNKHSNGSFNIQVVNNYHSCLKSMLVYNFKGVSTKYLNNYLVYHNFVNFTKETNLEKEQILFKHILETNCLVKSANIVDRPAVPLLVA, from the coding sequence ATGGCAACTTCAAACGCAGAGCTTGAAATTGTAAAACAACTTTTTAGCACTCTAAGTGCTGATGATAAAAAATCATTTCTAAAATCTATCAAATCAAAAGAAAAATCAGGGTCAAATTTTGCCTTTACAAAAGATATAAAAGAGTGTCCGCATTGTAAATCGGCCCATTTTACTAAAAATGGTAAAAATGGCAATTCTCAAAGATTTATTTGTAAGGATTGTTGTAAAACTTTTACAACTAGCAATAACACAATATTATTTGCCACTAAAAAAGATATGACAACTTGGAAATTATTTATTCATTGCTTAGTTGAAAAATATTCAATTAGAAAAACTGCTAAAATTTGCAACATAAACACTCATACAGCTTTTAACTGGCGACATAAAATTCTTGACGCACTACAAGAAATGCAAGAGAACGTAAAACTTGACGGCATTATTGAAGCCGATGAAACTTTTATGCCTATCTCGTATAAAGGTCATCACAAGGATTTTAATTTTCCACGTTCGGCAAAACATCGTGGCACGGCAAACACGAAGCGTGGTTTATCAAAAGAGTTAGTTTGCATACCTTGTGTTGTAAATTTAGATGGAAAGTCTATAGCAAAAATATCAAATTTAGGCAAACCAAATATTGTTAGTTTATCCAGAGTAATACAAGGTAGGATTGAACGTGAGAGTATATTTGTAACAGATAGTTTAAGAAGCTATTTAAAACTATCAAACGAAATGAGTTTAAATCACATAAGAATACCACGCAATAAACACTCTAATGGAAGTTTTAATATCCAAGTAGTAAATAATTATCACAGCTGTCTTAAATCAATGCTAGTGTATAATTTTAAAGGAGTATCTACAAAGTATCTTAACAACTATCTTGTCTATCATAATTTTGTAAATTTTACAAAGGAAACAAATTTGGAAAAAGAACAAATTTTATTCAAGCATATACTTGAAACTAATTGTTTAGTAAAGAGTGCGAATATAGTAGATAGACCTGCTGTGCCGTTGTTGGTGGCATAG
- a CDS encoding Eco57I restriction-modification methylase domain-containing protein gives MISKASNTIENYNFDTHIAKSQYTNLGLNRNLGQFFSPKILVDKCISLIKNKNGRILEPSCGDLAFKKCLNENAVFIEIDKSLVKDKRVLNIDFFNYPQSEKFDTIIGNPPYVDNKFLTITHKTDIKVEANLYLYFIEKCFHHLKDNGELIFIVPRDFIKLTSARYTNNLLLKYGTITHFYDYGDERLFSEACPNVCIFRYEKGNFSYKTKTFNGEKFLLINDGIICFSDTLNVRSLGDFFDIKVGAVSGKDELFVNENGDEFVYSQTAKTGKLKKMIYERYDKELENFKDILINRKIKNFNENNWWGWGRAVNFRENEVRIYVNCKTRNKNPFFVSDCKKWDGSVLALFPKVPLNLKKTVEQLNSLDWKQMGFVTGGRYIFAQKSLKEAMIDDNIFTRYG, from the coding sequence ATGATAAGTAAAGCTTCAAATACCATAGAAAACTACAATTTTGATACACACATTGCAAAAAGTCAATATACAAATTTAGGACTAAATCGTAATTTGGGGCAATTTTTTAGCCCTAAAATTTTAGTTGATAAGTGTATTTCTTTGATAAAAAATAAAAATGGCAGAATTTTAGAGCCTAGTTGTGGTGATTTGGCATTTAAAAAATGTCTTAATGAAAATGCGGTTTTTATTGAGATTGATAAAAGTCTAGTTAAAGATAAAAGAGTTTTAAATATTGATTTTTTTAATTATCCACAAAGCGAAAAATTTGACACGATTATTGGCAATCCACCCTATGTGGATAATAAATTTTTAACTATTACTCATAAAACAGACATTAAAGTTGAAGCAAATTTATACCTTTATTTTATAGAAAAATGCTTTCATCATTTAAAAGACAATGGAGAACTTATTTTTATCGTGCCACGAGATTTTATAAAGCTTACTTCGGCAAGATACACAAATAATCTGCTTTTAAAATATGGAACTATCACGCATTTTTATGATTATGGTGATGAGAGATTATTTAGCGAAGCTTGTCCTAATGTTTGTATTTTTAGATATGAAAAAGGAAATTTTTCATACAAAACAAAGACTTTTAATGGTGAGAAATTTCTACTTATAAATGACGGAATAATCTGTTTTAGTGATACTTTAAATGTGCGTTCTTTGGGCGATTTTTTTGATATTAAAGTAGGTGCTGTCAGTGGTAAAGATGAGCTGTTTGTCAACGAAAATGGCGATGAGTTTGTTTATTCGCAGACTGCTAAAACTGGCAAACTAAAAAAGATGATTTATGAAAGATATGATAAAGAGCTTGAAAATTTTAAAGATATTTTGATAAATCGCAAGATTAAAAATTTCAATGAAAATAATTGGTGGGGCTGGGGTAGAGCTGTAAATTTTAGAGAAAATGAGGTTAGAATTTATGTAAATTGTAAAACTCGCAATAAAAATCCGTTTTTTGTAAGTGATTGTAAAAAATGGGACGGCTCTGTTTTAGCATTATTCCCAAAAGTGCCATTAAATTTGAAAAAAACAGTAGAGCAATTAAATTCGCTAGATTGGAAACAAATGGGCTTTGTGACTGGCGGTAGATATATTTTTGCTCAAAAATCATTAAAGGAAGCGATGATAGATGATAATATATTTACAAGATATGGTTGA
- a CDS encoding restriction endonuclease yields the protein MIIYLQDMVDFLRENPVRLINDNDDGRINSATNENIVLDKLSTKFDINIPQVRCWYDFVMPLQNKLFVNVKISDLSNNSADNCSSKLGMGYALCGIENLPIHWEKFHQILANELKTGYDYYFLVVNKNNTSDCFWTSLKRIKTLTSNGNNLPFQCDWSQNRDFSSRSEIEATRYILKTYIESWDKKAKGYPFILKEMLVNNKIFDSE from the coding sequence ATGATAATATATTTACAAGATATGGTTGATTTTTTACGAGAAAATCCAGTAAGATTAATAAATGACAATGATGACGGTAGAATAAATTCTGCTACAAATGAAAATATTGTTTTGGATAAATTATCCACTAAATTTGATATAAATATACCACAAGTAAGGTGTTGGTATGATTTTGTAATGCCATTGCAGAACAAACTTTTTGTAAATGTGAAGATATCGGATTTATCAAATAACTCAGCTGATAATTGTAGCTCTAAACTTGGTATGGGGTATGCACTTTGTGGTATTGAAAATTTACCTATACACTGGGAAAAATTTCATCAAATATTAGCTAATGAACTAAAAACAGGTTACGATTATTATTTTTTAGTAGTTAATAAAAATAACACGAGTGATTGTTTTTGGACTTCGTTAAAGCGTATAAAAACGCTAACTTCAAATGGCAATAATTTACCATTTCAATGCGATTGGTCGCAAAATCGTGATTTTAGTAGTCGTAGCGAAATTGAAGCTACACGATATATCTTAAAAACATATATTGAGAGTTGGGATAAAAAGGCAAAGGGCTACCCTTTTATATTAAAGGAAATGCTAGTAAATAATAAGATTTTTGATAGCGAATGA
- the nfo gene encoding deoxyribonuclease IV — translation MKYIGAHVSASGGVENAPLNAMQIGANAFALFVKNQRQWSAKPLTDENISKFKENLKLSKISPDHVLPHNSYLINLGHFDNEKRQISIDAFLDEISRVEELGLKMINFHPGSHLKEISTEQCLDNIAESINFLLENSQNVKLVIENTAGQGSNLGFEFEHVAYLIKKCVDKSRIGVCIDTCHTFSAGYDIKDNYENVMSEFDQIIGIKYLSAMHLNDTKFGLSSKKDRHESLGKGFLGLETFENIIKDKRTDDIPLILETIDESIWADEIKILRNFIK, via the coding sequence ATGAAATATATCGGTGCACATGTAAGTGCGAGTGGCGGAGTAGAAAATGCTCCGTTAAATGCAATGCAAATAGGCGCAAACGCCTTTGCGTTATTTGTTAAGAATCAACGTCAATGGAGCGCGAAGCCTTTGACGGATGAAAATATCTCAAAATTTAAAGAAAATCTAAAGTTATCTAAAATTTCACCGGATCATGTCTTGCCTCATAATAGTTATTTGATAAATTTAGGTCATTTTGATAATGAAAAACGTCAAATTTCAATAGATGCGTTTTTAGACGAAATTTCAAGAGTAGAAGAACTTGGTTTAAAAATGATAAATTTTCATCCTGGTTCACATCTAAAGGAAATTTCAACTGAACAATGTCTAGATAATATAGCCGAGTCTATAAATTTTTTGCTTGAAAATAGCCAAAATGTAAAACTTGTCATAGAAAACACAGCAGGTCAAGGAAGTAATCTAGGTTTTGAATTCGAGCACGTCGCATATTTGATTAAAAAATGCGTAGATAAGAGTAGAATCGGGGTCTGCATTGATACCTGTCACACTTTTTCCGCAGGATATGATATAAAAGATAATTACGAAAATGTCATGAGCGAATTTGATCAAATAATAGGCATAAAATATCTAAGCGCAATGCATTTAAACGATACAAAATTTGGTCTATCATCTAAAAAAGATAGACACGAAAGCCTTGGAAAGGGATTTTTGGGACTTGAAACATTTGAAAACATTATAAAAGACAAACGAACAGACGACATCCCGCTTATACTTGAAACTATTGATGAGAGTATTTGGGCGGATGAGATAAAAATTTTAAGAAATTTTATAAAATAG
- a CDS encoding OmpP1/FadL family transporter, which produces MKKYLLVSLVACSLLNGAGFKVPEQSSDSVALLNSNIATNFGPDAAYLNPANMLFLDDPRHQFESSFTYFQLDNVKYTHYNGKKYKSRKSKALIPTFHFVSPEYIADWRFGISLVVPAGMSMRWNEDLPKATSKKFDLKVMELNPSAAYRITDNLAIGFGLRAVYTRGEAIQDVTSPLKAYQDIKGDGVNFGYNVALTYKPIEKLSLAATYRSKVDMKLKGDTDIKAPAHPSGDFPDGSYSGKAKLNVPLPASLNLAISYEIKDTTLMFAYEKTYWSAWKELNFDYPDATATHSLNPFFKAFDEPKVRNWKNTNAYRFGIAHNATSKLRVMGSVVFDEAASLSSTTSFDLPDTKATTYGAGFNYKFSEDLELGMSYFYQDRKKRDVKYYSDKPNYPNGAFEKGNAQAINLGIKYKF; this is translated from the coding sequence ATGAAAAAATACTTACTGGTTTCTTTGGTGGCTTGTAGCCTTTTAAATGGTGCTGGATTTAAGGTTCCTGAACAAAGTAGCGACAGCGTAGCGCTTTTAAACTCAAATATTGCAACTAACTTTGGTCCAGATGCGGCCTATCTTAACCCTGCAAATATGCTATTTTTAGATGATCCTAGACATCAATTTGAAAGCTCATTTACATATTTTCAGTTAGACAATGTCAAATATACTCACTATAACGGTAAAAAATATAAATCAAGAAAATCAAAAGCCCTTATTCCAACCTTTCATTTTGTATCACCTGAATATATCGCAGACTGGAGATTTGGTATATCTTTAGTAGTGCCTGCCGGAATGTCAATGAGATGGAATGAGGATCTACCTAAAGCAACTTCAAAGAAATTTGATCTAAAAGTAATGGAGCTAAATCCTAGCGCAGCTTACAGAATCACCGACAACCTAGCCATAGGCTTTGGCTTAAGAGCCGTATATACTAGAGGAGAGGCTATTCAGGACGTAACTTCACCTCTTAAAGCTTATCAAGATATAAAAGGCGATGGAGTAAATTTCGGATATAACGTAGCTTTGACATATAAACCTATTGAAAAATTAAGCCTAGCAGCCACATATCGCTCAAAAGTAGATATGAAATTAAAAGGAGATACTGATATAAAAGCACCGGCTCATCCTTCAGGAGATTTTCCTGATGGCTCTTATAGCGGCAAAGCTAAATTAAACGTTCCGCTTCCAGCATCTTTAAATCTGGCAATTTCATATGAGATAAAAGATACAACCCTTATGTTTGCTTACGAAAAAACTTACTGGTCAGCATGGAAAGAGCTAAATTTCGATTATCCTGATGCTACTGCAACACACTCGCTTAACCCGTTTTTTAAAGCTTTTGATGAACCAAAAGTTAGAAATTGGAAAAACACAAACGCTTATCGTTTTGGTATAGCTCATAATGCTACTAGTAAGCTAAGAGTTATGGGCTCTGTAGTATTTGATGAAGCAGCCTCTTTAAGTAGCACAACAAGCTTTGATCTACCTGATACAAAGGCAACTACATACGGAGCTGGATTTAACTATAAATTTAGCGAAGATCTTGAACTTGGCATGAGTTATTTCTATCAAGACAGAAAAAAACGTGACGTAAAATACTATAGTGACAAACCTAACTATCCAAATGGAGCCTTTGAAAAAGGAAACGCTCAAGCTATAAATTTGGGTATAAAATATAAATTTTAA
- a CDS encoding fatty acid--CoA ligase produces the protein MSYIYQNFYEMLNESCKKNPKGVVIYGEGYKTTYIQLKFSIDRVAAYLQSIGVKFGDKVAMVVSNSEEFLISYFAISAIGAIAVPINTFLKHEEFEYILNDCGAKVLFASSNLSKEVKGLESRTNLEKIIWIGEFGKYNESNISFLTALSCKIDLVLIKQPVLNDLAHIIYTSGTTGKPKGAMLSYKNVFSNIIGATKCFDINKKDRFIVFLPMFHSFTLTVMVLLPVFTASSLVLIKSVFPFSNVLKQALLKRVTVFLGVPAIYTAIGKAKIPWYFKWFNCVRLFISGAAPLAEQTILDFKAKFPRAKLLEGYGLSECSPAVAINPIDMQKVASVGLPLPGYEVKIVNDEMMEVATGEVGELIVKGDCVMQGYLNMPDATDDTIMNGWLKTGDLGKVDEDGFVFIVDRKKDLIISKGINIYPREIEEVLYKIEAIEAAAVVGIRDQHADEEVVAFIQLKEDMQIDEKDIRMHLKKHLANFKIPKHIHFEKELPKNATGKVLKRVLKERLRSEAK, from the coding sequence ATGAGTTATATTTATCAAAATTTTTACGAGATGCTTAATGAATCTTGCAAGAAGAATCCAAAAGGTGTAGTAATTTATGGTGAAGGATACAAAACTACCTATATTCAACTTAAATTTAGCATCGACAGAGTCGCAGCATATCTACAAAGTATCGGAGTAAAATTTGGCGATAAAGTAGCAATGGTAGTCTCAAATTCAGAAGAATTTCTAATAAGCTACTTTGCAATATCTGCAATAGGAGCTATAGCAGTACCTATAAATACATTTTTAAAGCATGAGGAATTTGAATATATACTAAATGATTGTGGGGCGAAAGTATTGTTCGCCTCCTCAAATCTCTCAAAAGAGGTTAAGGGGCTTGAAAGCAGGACAAATTTAGAAAAAATCATATGGATAGGCGAATTTGGCAAATACAATGAGTCAAACATAAGCTTTCTAACCGCTCTTAGCTGTAAAATAGATCTAGTCCTGATAAAACAACCTGTATTAAATGACTTAGCACATATAATTTACACTTCAGGCACAACAGGTAAGCCAAAGGGTGCAATGCTAAGCTATAAAAACGTATTTTCAAATATAATCGGGGCCACAAAGTGCTTTGATATCAACAAAAAAGATAGATTTATAGTCTTTTTACCTATGTTTCATAGTTTTACTCTCACCGTTATGGTTCTTTTACCTGTATTTACGGCAAGTTCGCTTGTACTGATAAAGTCTGTTTTTCCATTCTCGAATGTTTTAAAACAAGCTCTTTTAAAAAGAGTTACAGTATTTTTAGGGGTTCCTGCGATATACACGGCTATCGGCAAGGCAAAAATTCCATGGTATTTTAAATGGTTTAACTGCGTAAGGCTCTTTATCAGCGGTGCGGCTCCACTTGCAGAGCAAACCATACTAGACTTTAAAGCCAAATTTCCACGTGCTAAACTGCTTGAAGGATACGGTCTTAGCGAATGCTCTCCTGCAGTTGCGATAAATCCTATAGACATGCAAAAGGTTGCAAGCGTGGGTCTTCCGCTTCCAGGATATGAGGTAAAAATCGTAAATGACGAAATGATGGAAGTTGCAACTGGAGAAGTAGGAGAGCTTATAGTAAAAGGCGATTGCGTAATGCAAGGATACCTAAATATGCCAGATGCTACAGATGATACTATAATGAATGGATGGCTGAAAACCGGAGATCTTGGCAAGGTCGATGAAGATGGATTTGTATTTATCGTTGACCGTAAAAAAGATCTAATCATCTCAAAAGGCATAAACATCTACCCTAGAGAGATCGAAGAGGTGCTTTACAAAATAGAAGCTATAGAGGCAGCCGCAGTTGTCGGAATAAGAGATCAGCATGCGGACGAAGAGGTAGTGGCCTTTATACAGCTAAAAGAAGATATGCAAATAGACGAGAAAGATATCCGTATGCACCTTAAAAAACACCTTGCGAACTTTAAAATCCCAAAACATATACATTTTGAGAAAGAGCTTCCTAAAAATGCCACAGGAAAAGTCTTAAAAAGAGTACTCAAAGAGAGATTGAGGAGTGAAGCTAAGTGA